A genomic segment from Nicotiana tabacum cultivar K326 chromosome 7, ASM71507v2, whole genome shotgun sequence encodes:
- the LOC107828824 gene encoding uncharacterized protein LOC107828824, giving the protein MIVSSWNIRGLNKPFKQKEHKAFLFEQKIALLGCLETKIKPRSVTKVNAKFNREWKIYSDEAINERGRIWILWKDQLVQVNIVTTSDQLVHCKVKDKIQQAELVDFQRCAIDIGVGQLNRKESEWSWCNKRDANDRIYSNKDWAFGNVAWLTKYSSIETIFENPGVLDHTPIVINTMVVKSYMPKPFRLYNVLLHNKEFDQAVEEIWGQHIEGHKMYFVWMKLRRLKDRVIKLNKEMSSLKKKLDSISQQLKITQEKLDKDPFNEELITEERNLISQKIKWEEVHEKVLRQKSKAIWIKEGDQNTKFFHAKMKARQARNIIGSICNEQGVKITEPRMIEQEFTNFFQSLLGECDEELTCLDLKTVRKEFFKTYWELVGSEAKQAIKDFFENEKLLKSINYTTVTLVPKVNTPTYVKEFRPIACCSTVYKIIAKILTEKLKMVVDYIVGPSQSAYIEGRNILDNMIIAHELVKGYTKKGVSLMCLIKVDIRKVYDSVEWPFLRMILIEFGMPMRFVQLVMECVTTVSYSLLINGGLTTIFQAKKGLRQGDPMSPYLFVLVMEYLNRSLKTLEGIPNFNYHPRCAKKKITHICFEDDLILCCRADKISIRLLMSRFQHFSEVSGLKTNMEKSALYIAGVSKEFKEEIMTEMKFAAGEVPFKYLGLPLSAKKLSIQQSCRTFLWTGNTDISKRALVAWDKVCMPYSAGALNVIDIVNWNKAALCKLLKIFDTREWLVKWDPRADLNKYCSKGKLSIKKLYVATMSQYLKCSWKKITIGSKALPRHQFTQWLAMHKKLTTIDRLRKWGISISTDCVLCEKASEETMEHLYFECDYSRHLWATLLKWLGETHTIRSWDAETEWLEKRSSSRVKAQLVRFLYAAVIYHVWTERNQRRFQDKKITSQQRMKNIILELHTRGQREIKWQKELDKLNYYPSYLIGSSCADHHGGDSSDVFTLHNYS; this is encoded by the exons ATGATAGTTAGCTCATGGAATATTAGAGGGCTGAATAAGCCCTTCAAGCAGAAAGAACACAAGGCATTTCTATTTGAGCAAAAAATAGCTTTACTAGGCTGCCTTGAGACAAAAATAAAGCCTAGGAGTGTGACTAAAGTGAACGCAAAGTTCAATAGAGAATGGAAGATTTATTCTGATGAGGCAATAAATGAAAGGGGAAGGATCTGGATCCTATGGAAAGATCAGCTGGTACAAGTCAATATAGTAACAACAAGTGATCAATTAGTCCATTGCAAAGTAAAGGATAAAA TACAACAAGCAGAATTAGTGGACTTTCAGAGATGTGCTATTGACATTGGGGTGGGGCAGCTAAACAGAAAAGAAAGTGAATGGTCTTGGTGTAATAAGAGGGATGCAAATGACAGGATCTATAGTAATAAGGACTGGGCATTTGGTAATGTTGCTTGGCTGACAAAGTATAGTAGTATAGAAACTATATTTGAAAACCCAGGTGTCTTAGATCATACTCCTATTGTCATTAACACAATGGTAGTCAAGTCCTATATGCCTAAACCGTTTAGACTATACAATGTGTTATTGCATAATAAGGAGTTTGATCAAGCTGTTGAAGAAATATGGGGGCAACATATAGAAGGACACAAAATGTATTTTGTATGGATGAAATTGAGGAGATTAAAGGATAGAGTGATAAAGCTGAACAAGGAGATGTCATCATTAAAAAAAAAGCTGGATAGCATAAGTCAACAACTGAAGATAACTCAGGAGAAGCTTGACAAAGATCCATTCAATGAGGAGTTAATTACAGAAGAAAGAAATCTGATAAGCCAAAAAATAAAGTGGGAAGAAGTGCATGAGAAAGTGCTGAGACAGAAATCTAAAGCAATCTGGATAAAAGAAGGAGATcaaaataccaagttctttcatgCAAAGATGAAGGCAAGACAAGCAAGAAATATAATTGGTTCAATATGCAATGAACAAGGGGTCAAAATTACAGAGCCAAGAATGATAGAACAAGAATTCACTAATTTTTTCCAATCCTTACTTGGAGAATGTGATGAAGAACTAACCTGTCTAGATCTGAAAACAGTTAGGAAGG AATTCTTCAAAACATACTGGGAACTTGTTGGAAGTGAAGCCAAACAAGCCATTAAGGACTTCTTTGAGAATGAGAAATTGTTGAAAAGTATAAACTACACAACAGTAACTCTAGTGCCTAAGGTGAATACCCCTACATATGTAAAGGAGTTTAGACCAATAGCTTGTTGCTCCACTGTCTACAAGATAATTGCAAAAATCCTGACAGAAAAGCTGAAGATGGTGGTTGATTATATTGTGGGGCCATCCCAGTCTGCATATATAGAGGGGAGAAATATACTGGATAATATGATCATAGCCCATGAGTTAGTTAAAGGATATACAAAGAAGGGAGTATCACTAATGTGTTTGATTAAGGTGGATATAAGAAAGGTGTATGATTCAGTCGAATGGCCATTCCTAAGAATGATTCTGATTGAGTTTGGTATGCCTATGAGGTTTGTGCAGCTGGTTATGGAATGTGTAACAACAGTGAGTTATTCCCTATTGATCAATGGAGGATTAACTACAATATTCCAAGCAAAAAAAGGGCTTAGAcaaggagaccctatgtctcctTATTTGTTTGTATTGGTAATGGAGTATCTCAATCGATCCTTGAAGACATTGGAAGGAATACCAAACTTCAATTACCATCCGAGATGTGCCAAGAAGAAAATAACTCATATTTGTTTTGAAGATGATCTTATATTGTGTTGTAGAGCAGATAAGATATCAATCAGATTACTCATGAGCAGATTCCAGCACTTCTCAGAAGTATCAGGACTGAAGACAAATATGGAGAAGAGTGCCTTATACATAGCAGGAGTTTCAAAAGAATTTAAAGAAGAGATCATGACAGAGATGAAGTTTGCAGCAGGGGAGGTACCATTCAAATATCTTGGACTCCCATTGTCAGCAAAGAAGTTATCTATACAACAAT CTTGCAGAACATTTCTATGGACTGGAAACACTGATATCTCGAAAAGAGCTCTGGTTGCATGGGACAAAGTTTGTATGCCTTACTCAGCAGGAGCATTGAATGTAATTGACATAGTGAACTGGAATAAAGCTGCACTTTGTAAGCTCTT GAAAATATTTGATACCAGAGAATGGTTGGTTAAGTGGGATCCACGAGCTGACTTGAACAAGTATTGTAGCAAAGGGAAGTTGAGTATAAAGAAACTATATGTTGCAACAATGTCCCAATATCTTAAATGCAGTTGGAAGAAGATAACAATTGGTTCAAAGGCACTGCCAAGACATCAATTCACACAGTGGTTGGCTATGCACAAGAAGCTCACAACAATTGACAGATTAAGAAAATGGGGCATATCAATATCTACTGATTGTGTGCTATGTGAAAAAGCTAGCGAAGAAACAATGGAGCACTTATACTTTGAATGCGACTACTCCAGACATCTATGGGCAACTCTATTAAAATGGCTGGGGGAAACACACACCATAAGGAGCTGGGATGCAGAAACAGAATGGCTAGAAAAGAGAAGTTCAAGTAGAGTTAAAGCACAACTAGTAAGGTTCCTATATGCAGCTGTTATATATCATGTTTGGACAGAGAGGAATCAAAGGAGATTTCAAGACAAGAAGATAACAAGCCAACAGAGGATGAAAAATATTATCTTAGAGCTTCATACAAGAGGGCAGAGGGAAATCAAATGGCAAAAGGAGCTGGACAAACTGAACTATTATCCTAGTTATTTGATCGGTAGTAGCTGTGCGGATCATcacggtggagactcaag TGACGTATTTACTTTgcataactactcttag